In Mustelus asterias chromosome 20, sMusAst1.hap1.1, whole genome shotgun sequence, a single genomic region encodes these proteins:
- the slc17a9b gene encoding solute carrier family 17 member 9b isoform X2 — translation MAEQFEWDKKQSGIVLGSFFWGYCLTQIIGGHISDRLGGDKILLLSATSWGSVITLTPLVVHWSSTPIVFLTLSRFLMGLLQGVFFPSLTSLLSNKVRESDRAFTSSAVCSGSQVGTLIIGAVGSVLLDWYGWESVFYFSGLPSILWAYCMWKYFLKGEDQIISLESLGNSLVNSKDNKVVWRKLFRSAPVWAVIVAHVCISGTFFCLLSWMPTFFHDSFPESKGWVFNAVPWAVAVPFALFGGTLADHLINLGFDTAKVRKLMQVIAMGLSSIFIELLNYSGSYYQALIFMSASIGLQTFSHSGVSVNVQDLAPSCAGALFGVMNTGGALAGVILVYFAGYLIETSGSWPSVFNLISIVNVMGLSIFVIFGQATRVDI, via the exons ATTGGGTGGCGATAAGATACTTCTACTTTCAGCTACTTCATGGGGATCAGTGATCACCCTTACTCCACTTGTCGTACACTGGAGCTCTACACCAATCGTTTTCTTAACTTTATCCAGATTCCTGATGGGCCTGTTACAGG GTGTTTTTTTTCCATCCTTGACAAGCCTATTGTCCAATAAAGTGCGGGAAAGTGATCGTGCGTTTACCTCCAGTGCTGTGTGCTCGGGCTCCCAGGTTGG AACATTAATAATCGGGGCTGTTGGTTCAGTGTTATTGGACTGGTACGGCTGGGAGAGCGTGTTCTATTTCTCTGGCCTCCCTTCCATTCTGTGGGCCTATTGTATGTGGAAATACTTCCTGAAAGGAGAAG ACCAGATTATATCTTTGGAAAGTTTGGGCAACAGTCTAGTGAATTCAAAGGACAATAAAGTCGTATGGAGAAAATTGTTTAGAAGTGCTCCTGTCTG GGCTGTCATTGTAGCTCATGTTTGCATCAGCGGTACTTTTTTCTGCCTTTTGTCATGGATGCCAACCTTCTTCCATGATTCGTTTCCTGAATCCAAG GGTTGGGTTTTCAATGCAGTTCCCTGGGCTGTTGCAGTCCCATTCGCATTATTTGGTGGCACTCTGGCTGATCATCTGATCAACCTTG GGTTTGACACCGCCAAGGTACGCAAGTTAATGCAG GTGATTGCCATGGGATTATCGAGTATCTTTATCGAATTACTGAATTACTCAGGCAGCTATTACCAAGCCTTAATATTTATGTCAGCTAGTATAGGACTCCAGACCTTTAGTCACAG TGGGGTATCCGTTAATGTTCAAGATTTAGCACCCTCATGTGCTGGCGCACTATTTG GTGTTATGAACACTGGTGGAGCTTTAGCCG GTGTTATTTTAGTGTACTTTGCAGGTTACCTCATAGAAACCTCAGGATCCTGGCCATCAGTTTTCAACCTGATCAGCATAGTCAATGTAATGGGCCTTTCTATCTTTGTCATTTTTGGCCAGGCAACGCGGGTAGACATTTAA